Proteins from a genomic interval of Treponema brennaborense DSM 12168:
- a CDS encoding endonuclease MutS2 gives MSNSPDTRETNFEPKTLAQLDYYRIRNDVAGCCVSQDGKTELEQRDPLTDREEIARLKAEAAEWTVYLNSARASALSSWEPVLRLTDMLAVEGAALELDDVRMLNTFCTVTLHAAQTIARAAKELPLPLLADLAARIPDTGQPAQLIGRIIDPAGQLRDLPELRAIREHIGRLRREIDSLIRNYTADTALRDTLQSDVPVLRADRQVLAVRAGSKNKIRGIIHEVSQTGQTVYIEPDDVVRKNNDLVQEQFKLDAEIRRILRDLTAQLSPFKDDIVNARQCMIRLDVTHAAARWGIEQKAVFAADTEAQPVLVQARHPLLGAKAVPIDLAFPKDCRVLIITGPNTGGKTVTLKTVALFTLLNQSGFPVPAKEGTRLPVRTGVFADIGDEQSLDQSLSTFSGHMKNIADTLTRADSDSLVLLDELGSGTDPQEGGAIAMAVLDALIEKRSFVLVTTHHGVLKNYGYTHRACVNASAEFDETTLAPTYRIRTGIPGESRALDIARRNGLPPEVVDKAASYLISEQADVSAMIRGLTAKHEAADLLEKQLRQDQQRLREQRRAADLKSLRLKQTEWELAHEGNRETRRFLEESRKMLENLVRELREGEITREKTRAVKRFITELAQNVQERGDLLDEQEESLAREQAAFTEREKQYETAAAKPPHTAKKRLKNADAFAAAKSAAQDGQAFGTRTDDSRSLPGFEAGTEVLTGSANRRGTLLRKSGKNSWIVQVGSMKLTLKEKDLTPVAPHAAEKPSVTVDFAAETSSGYGETGKAEDDAGRDARNRNDAVPAFELRLLGMRYEEAVKALERQLDLASIRGLHDFSIIHGKGSGVLQQAVQDYLAHYPGVAEFHFARPEDGGTGKTYVHLDTN, from the coding sequence ATGAGCAATTCACCTGATACACGCGAAACGAATTTCGAGCCGAAAACGCTCGCACAGCTTGATTATTACCGCATCAGAAACGACGTTGCAGGCTGCTGCGTCAGCCAGGACGGTAAAACGGAACTGGAACAGCGGGACCCCCTTACCGACCGGGAAGAAATCGCGCGGCTGAAAGCGGAAGCGGCGGAATGGACCGTTTACTTGAATTCGGCCCGTGCGAGCGCACTTTCGTCGTGGGAACCGGTGCTCCGCCTGACCGATATGCTCGCGGTGGAAGGAGCCGCGCTTGAACTGGACGACGTACGCATGTTGAATACGTTCTGCACCGTTACCCTGCACGCGGCGCAGACCATCGCGCGCGCGGCCAAGGAACTGCCGCTGCCGCTGCTTGCGGACTTGGCTGCCCGGATTCCGGATACGGGACAACCCGCACAATTGATCGGCAGAATCATAGATCCCGCGGGGCAGCTGCGCGATCTGCCGGAACTGCGCGCAATCCGCGAACACATCGGCCGATTGCGGCGTGAAATAGATTCCCTCATCAGAAATTACACCGCGGATACCGCGCTCCGCGACACGCTGCAGTCCGACGTTCCCGTTCTGCGAGCCGACAGGCAAGTTCTCGCAGTTCGGGCCGGCAGCAAAAACAAAATCCGCGGCATCATTCACGAAGTTTCCCAAACCGGCCAAACCGTTTATATCGAACCGGACGACGTCGTCCGCAAAAACAACGACCTCGTTCAGGAACAATTCAAATTGGACGCGGAAATCAGACGGATTCTGCGCGACTTGACCGCGCAGCTGTCTCCGTTCAAAGACGATATCGTAAACGCACGACAGTGCATGATCCGGCTCGACGTAACGCACGCAGCCGCCCGCTGGGGAATCGAGCAGAAAGCCGTATTCGCAGCGGATACCGAAGCGCAGCCGGTGTTGGTACAGGCGCGGCATCCGCTGCTGGGAGCAAAAGCGGTGCCGATAGACCTCGCCTTTCCGAAAGACTGCCGCGTGCTGATCATCACCGGACCGAACACCGGCGGAAAAACGGTAACGCTCAAGACTGTCGCGCTGTTCACCCTGCTCAATCAAAGCGGATTTCCCGTTCCCGCAAAAGAAGGAACGCGGCTGCCGGTCCGCACCGGCGTGTTCGCCGACATCGGCGACGAACAGTCGCTCGATCAATCGCTTTCGACTTTTTCCGGTCACATGAAGAACATCGCGGACACGCTCACCCGCGCAGATTCCGACAGCCTCGTACTGCTCGACGAACTGGGCAGCGGCACCGATCCGCAGGAAGGCGGCGCTATAGCGATGGCGGTGCTCGACGCGCTCATAGAAAAACGTTCGTTCGTACTGGTAACGACCCACCACGGCGTGCTGAAAAACTACGGCTACACGCACCGCGCGTGCGTCAACGCTTCGGCGGAATTCGACGAAACGACGCTCGCGCCGACGTACCGTATCAGAACCGGTATTCCCGGCGAAAGCCGCGCGCTCGATATCGCACGCCGGAACGGATTGCCGCCGGAGGTTGTAGATAAAGCCGCTTCATACCTGATCAGCGAACAGGCCGACGTTTCGGCGATGATCCGCGGACTGACGGCGAAACACGAAGCCGCCGATCTGCTCGAAAAACAGCTGCGCCAGGACCAGCAGCGGCTCCGGGAACAGCGCCGCGCCGCCGATCTGAAATCCCTCCGCCTGAAACAGACCGAATGGGAACTCGCACACGAAGGCAATCGCGAAACGCGCCGGTTTCTGGAAGAAAGCCGCAAAATGCTTGAAAATCTGGTGCGGGAACTGCGTGAAGGCGAAATTACCCGCGAAAAGACCCGCGCGGTAAAGCGGTTCATTACCGAACTGGCGCAGAACGTTCAGGAGCGCGGCGACTTGCTCGACGAACAGGAAGAATCGCTCGCACGCGAACAGGCGGCGTTTACCGAACGGGAAAAACAGTATGAAACGGCAGCCGCAAAACCGCCGCATACGGCGAAAAAAAGACTGAAAAACGCCGACGCGTTCGCCGCCGCAAAATCCGCCGCTCAGGACGGGCAAGCGTTCGGTACCCGAACGGACGACAGCCGGAGCCTTCCCGGCTTTGAAGCGGGAACGGAAGTGCTGACCGGATCGGCGAACCGCCGCGGCACGCTGCTGCGGAAATCGGGTAAAAACAGCTGGATTGTCCAAGTAGGCAGTATGAAACTGACGCTTAAAGAAAAAGATTTGACGCCGGTCGCACCGCATGCCGCAGAAAAACCGTCGGTTACCGTCGATTTTGCTGCGGAAACCTCATCAGGATACGGTGAAACCGGAAAAGCGGAGGACGACGCGGGCCGGGATGCACGGAACCGAAACGACGCAGTGCCTGCGTTTGAATTGCGGCTGCTTGGAATGCGGTATGAAGAAGCGGTTAAAGCGCTCGAAAGGCAGCTCGATCTTGCAAGCATACGGGGACTGCACGATTTTTCGATTATTCACGGAAAAGGAAGCGGCGTGCTGCAGCAAGCCGTACAGGATTATCTTGCCCATTATCCGGGCGTCGCGGAATTTCATTTTGCCCGGCCGGAAGACGGCGGTACCGGTAAAACGTACGTGCACTTGGATACGAACTGA
- a CDS encoding cytidine deaminase, which translates to MEKDQIRAFYRAALRAAEKSYSPYSHFPVGAALLLSDGTVVTGANIENRSFGLTNCAERTAVFTAIAAGHTTFKALAIATPRSDYPVGPCGACRQVLTEFAPPETPVFFGSNEDELVSTTLGALYPYDSLHELVQ; encoded by the coding sequence ATGGAAAAAGATCAGATACGCGCGTTTTATCGGGCTGCGCTCCGGGCTGCTGAAAAATCATATTCGCCGTATTCGCATTTTCCGGTGGGAGCCGCCTTATTGCTGAGCGACGGAACCGTCGTTACCGGTGCCAATATAGAAAACCGCTCGTTCGGTCTTACCAACTGTGCCGAACGGACGGCGGTGTTTACGGCGATTGCCGCCGGTCATACGACATTTAAAGCGCTGGCTATCGCTACGCCCCGTTCCGATTATCCGGTCGGTCCGTGCGGCGCTTGCCGGCAGGTGCTCACCGAATTCGCGCCGCCTGAAACGCCGGTTTTTTTCGGCAGTAATGAAGACGAACTCGTTTCCACGACGCTCGGCGCTTTGTACCCGTACGATTCCCTGCACGAATTGGTTCAATAA
- a CDS encoding PTS sugar transporter subunit IIA, translating into MDDDILTIEEVAKYLRVSERTVYDWAQKGEIPSGKIGTVWRFKKSEIEKWVNDRLSSGTKPVSHSTAVQVKNILSPDRIVFLNHSTKHDALVELANNLSTAPQVKYAQELAVEILKREDLMSTAIGSGIAIPHVRLSSVTDLVMSVGISKTDIIDFQTIDDTPVRLLFMIAAAYNQHSYYLQTLSFFSSKLKNRELRDALLAVKTPMEAYNLLIKE; encoded by the coding sequence GTGGACGACGATATACTTACAATAGAAGAAGTTGCTAAATATTTGCGTGTTTCGGAACGCACCGTATATGACTGGGCTCAGAAAGGGGAAATCCCTTCCGGTAAGATCGGTACCGTATGGCGATTTAAAAAATCCGAAATCGAAAAATGGGTGAACGACCGTTTGTCTTCGGGAACGAAGCCCGTATCGCACAGCACGGCCGTTCAGGTCAAAAATATATTGTCGCCCGACCGCATTGTTTTCCTGAATCATTCGACGAAACACGACGCGCTGGTTGAACTGGCAAATAATTTGAGCACTGCGCCGCAGGTAAAATACGCGCAGGAATTGGCGGTCGAAATACTGAAACGTGAAGATTTGATGTCTACTGCGATCGGCAGCGGTATTGCGATTCCGCACGTGCGCCTGTCTTCGGTTACCGATTTGGTCATGTCCGTAGGTATCAGCAAAACCGATATCATCGATTTTCAGACGATTGACGACACGCCGGTTCGGCTGCTGTTCATGATTGCCGCCGCGTATAATCAGCATTCGTATTATCTGCAGACGTTGTCGTTTTTCAGCTCGAAACTGAAAAACCGCGAACTGCGCGACGCATTGCTCGCCGTAAAAACGCCGATGGAAGCGTATAATTTACTGATAAAAGAATAA
- a CDS encoding M23 family metallopeptidase, whose product MKKFYRTIRLFTVLSGVLLSIHAAAAFDWPQTPVYADSFYSLFGQLRGTVFGTSLIFTEPEEITAAGDGIVLVEIGGESGEMGWFDSPLGNTVIVAHNDKLLSVYANLETVALDDQAEQVSIGTPLGKSGSSGWQQGKSSLEFQIVDTKNKTVINPRMLMPHMEAEQPLRLAGITAVSKQGEVFDLRVRRTLPSGVYLLYRERPNTVMPYKTIVSVNGAAVETITFDMLNRNGNRIGVMGKKNYPVEAVYPDNTRQLLAEVTFSRGKNTLTVTAADINGTEYPLTYILDIK is encoded by the coding sequence ATGAAAAAATTTTACCGGACAATCCGGCTTTTTACCGTTCTGAGCGGCGTTTTGCTGAGTATACACGCCGCTGCCGCTTTCGACTGGCCGCAAACGCCGGTATACGCCGATTCGTTTTATTCGCTATTCGGACAGCTGCGCGGAACGGTGTTCGGCACGTCGCTCATCTTTACCGAACCGGAAGAAATTACCGCTGCGGGCGACGGAATCGTGCTCGTTGAAATCGGCGGCGAATCGGGTGAGATGGGCTGGTTCGATTCACCGCTCGGAAACACAGTGATCGTCGCGCACAACGATAAACTGCTGAGCGTATACGCGAATCTCGAAACGGTTGCGCTCGACGATCAGGCGGAACAGGTGTCGATCGGCACGCCGCTCGGAAAAAGCGGCAGTTCCGGCTGGCAGCAGGGAAAAAGCAGTCTCGAATTTCAAATCGTAGATACTAAAAACAAAACGGTTATAAATCCGCGGATGCTCATGCCGCATATGGAAGCGGAACAGCCGCTCAGATTGGCGGGCATCACGGCGGTCAGCAAGCAGGGTGAGGTGTTCGACCTGCGGGTCAGACGTACGCTCCCGTCCGGAGTTTACCTGCTCTATAGGGAACGGCCGAATACCGTCATGCCGTACAAAACGATCGTTTCGGTCAACGGCGCGGCCGTGGAAACGATCACGTTCGACATGCTGAACCGGAACGGAAACCGGATCGGCGTCATGGGCAAAAAAAATTACCCGGTGGAAGCGGTTTATCCCGACAACACCCGGCAGCTGCTGGCGGAAGTGACGTTTTCCCGCGGAAAAAACACGCTGACCGTAACGGCGGCGGACATAAACGGAACGGAATATCCGCTGACGTACATCCTCGACATAAAATAA
- a CDS encoding iron-sulfur cluster assembly scaffold protein, protein MDEWLYSDVVKEHFMNPKNVLMGEESEWPCDGRGIVGNIQCGDQMLILLRIKDDVIQDIRWKTYGCASAIASTSILSEAVKGMKIQEAYKLRPQDIVARLGGLPPNKIHCSVLGDKALRSAIDDYLSKNGKPSLSGQEQVEVICTCLNVTDRDLEEAYKAGDRTWEDLQSRTKIGTGCGQCKKRAMEKMHEFEHLYGK, encoded by the coding sequence ATGGACGAATGGTTGTATTCCGATGTGGTTAAAGAACATTTTATGAATCCCAAAAACGTGCTGATGGGCGAAGAATCCGAATGGCCGTGCGACGGCCGCGGAATCGTCGGCAACATACAGTGCGGAGATCAGATGCTGATTCTGCTGCGGATAAAAGACGATGTGATTCAGGATATCAGATGGAAGACGTACGGCTGCGCGAGTGCGATCGCGTCGACTTCGATTCTGTCCGAGGCCGTTAAAGGCATGAAGATTCAGGAAGCGTACAAACTGCGGCCGCAGGATATCGTGGCGCGGCTGGGCGGTTTGCCGCCGAATAAGATACACTGCTCGGTTCTGGGCGACAAAGCGCTTCGTTCGGCGATCGACGATTATCTGTCGAAGAACGGAAAACCGTCTTTATCCGGCCAGGAACAGGTTGAAGTTATCTGTACGTGTCTGAACGTAACGGATCGCGATCTTGAAGAAGCGTATAAAGCCGGCGACCGTACTTGGGAAGACTTGCAGTCCCGTACGAAAATCGGCACCGGCTGCGGTCAGTGTAAAAAACGCGCGATGGAAAAAATGCACGAATTTGAACATTTATACGGTAAATGA